Below is a window of Lentimicrobium sp. L6 DNA.
GATGTTCCAGAATTAAAAGAGGTTCATTATAAAACTATTGGAAACGATTTATTAATGGAGGGCTATTTTTAATGTTTACAGGATTAATAGAAGAAGTAGGAGAAATAAGTAGCATCAGAGCTGGCCAAAATTCTTATCAATTTACCATTAAAGCCAATAAAGTTTTAGAGGATGTAAAAATTGGAGATAGTGTCTGTACCAATGGAGCATGTCTTACAGTTACAGCCATCACATCTCAAAGATTTACCGTCGACATAATGTCTGAAACGGTTGAAAAAACCAATTTCTCGGAATTAAAAATCGGTTCAAAAGTAAATCTAGAAAGAGCCTTAAGGCTATCCGATAGGTTAGGAGGTCACTTGGTTTCAGGACATATAGATGGCATTGGAAAAGTAAAAGCCATTCATAAAGATGATATTGCTTGGC
It encodes the following:
- a CDS encoding riboflavin synthase codes for the protein MFTGLIEEVGEISSIRAGQNSYQFTIKANKVLEDVKIGDSVCTNGACLTVTAITSQRFTVDIMSETVEKTNFSELKIGSKVNLERALRLSDRLGGHLVSGHIDGIGKVKAIHKDDIAWRIHISTTAFILHQILDKGSIAIDGISLTIIKVEDDSFEVSIIPHTAQETTLLGKNINDTVNLETDMIGKYVQRFLSPSTAQTKNQPKKSFDMDFLAKNGFLS